GTAAAATCTCTACTTCGTTTATGTCCGTCATGAAATTCCTCCTTCTCCGGGAAGGGTAAAATAAAAAGTAGCTCCTTCTCCTACCTGGCCCTCGGCCCACACCCGGCCGCCGTGCCGGTGGATTATGCGTTTGACCAGGGCAAGTCCCACCCCGGTTCCCTCGAACTCCCCCTGGCTGTGCAGCCTCTGAAATACACCGAATAGCTTATCTACATAGTTCATGTCAAACCCCACGCCGTTATCCCTGATGTAATAGGTCTTTTCTATCCCATTATCCCAACCCCCGGCCTCTATAACTGCTCTCTCCCTGGTCCCGGTGAACTTTATGGCATTTGATAGGAGGTTGGCAAAGACCTGCTTGATCATGGCCCGGTCCACTTTAGCTGGAGGCAAATTATTAATATTAAATTCCACCGTCCTCCCGTTTTCGGTGGATATTAATTCTTCGAATATGGGCCTCACCAGCTTCTCAATCTCTATGAATGTCAGGTTCATCTCCTGGCGTCCCAAACGGGAAAAGGATAGGAGGTCATCTATGAGCTGTCCCATATTACGGGTATTGTCGCGAATAACTTCGAGTAAACGCCTTCCCTCGCCGTCCAGCTTTTCTGTATAATCCTCTATCAGCATACGAGAGAAACCGTCTATGGCCCGAAGCGGCGCACGGAGGTCATGGGATACAGAATAAGAGAAGGCCTCCAGTTCCTTGTTGGCAGCTTCGAGTTGTGCCGTGCGCTCCTCTACCCGTCTCTCGAGCTCTTCATTCAGCTTCTTTATCTCTTCCTGAGACTGCCTCAAAGCTTCGACCTGCTTCACGTTGTTGAGTGCCGTCTGGATTTGTCGAGAAATTATCTCTAAAAGTTTTAGGTCGTCTTCATCGAAGGCGTTTTTCTCGAAGGAATTTATGTTTATGCATCCCACTGCCTCTCCACCGAGGAAAATGGGCATCGATACATAGCTTTTTGTGCCCACTTCCCTCCCGGCTGGGCCGATAAGGGTATCCTGGTCCACATCGGGGCAGTAGATGGGCTCACCATCTATGATTGCCTTCCAGGTAAACCCCTTTGGATACGGTATACTCCTGACCCGCTCGATAAACCAAACGGGATAGCCTCTGCTAGCCTTCATGACCGCCATGCTGTCTTCAACCAGGTAAATTGAGACGTTATCCACGCCCTTTATATTCTCATTCATGGCATCGACTGTGTTCTCCAGGACATCCTGGAGAACGATACT
This portion of the Thermodesulfobacteriota bacterium genome encodes:
- a CDS encoding GAF domain-containing protein gives rise to the protein MRTGALKIALIYMFLGALWILSSDELVGMLSRDSPTLTRLQTIKGWAFIVITGVVLYCLVARLVRQLGIAKESETELRQERERLIGQLTQERDDLAALTQVTANAISTLNLNELLNTLLARLAAVMRADTGVILLIENDELKVRATLGLDEALESGYAVPLGKDFAGTIALTKKPLYISDAQVDPQVLNPYVKKRGVRTILGVPLKRNGDVFGVLHVDWLNVHPQNERELHLLEITAERCSTAILNARLFEQTKSTELALRENIDQLNKKNRYESIISAVTRSVHKSIVLQDVLENTVDAMNENIKGVDNVSIYLVEDSMAVMKASRGYPVWFIERVRSIPYPKGFTWKAIIDGEPIYCPDVDQDTLIGPAGREVGTKSYVSMPIFLGGEAVGCININSFEKNAFDEDDLKLLEIISRQIQTALNNVKQVEALRQSQEEIKKLNEELERRVEERTAQLEAANKELEAFSYSVSHDLRAPLRAIDGFSRMLIEDYTEKLDGEGRRLLEVIRDNTRNMGQLIDDLLSFSRLGRQEMNLTFIEIEKLVRPIFEELISTENGRTVEFNINNLPPAKVDRAMIKQVFANLLSNAIKFTGTRERAVIEAGGWDNGIEKTYYIRDNGVGFDMNYVDKLFGVFQRLHSQGEFEGTGVGLALVKRIIHRHGGRVWAEGQVGEGATFYFTLPGEGGIS